Proteins encoded in a region of the Eschrichtius robustus isolate mEscRob2 chromosome 14, mEscRob2.pri, whole genome shotgun sequence genome:
- the MPPE1 gene encoding metallophosphoesterase 1 isoform X3, with protein sequence MAAGDMASTRLGAGRQHLRPLKRRGLVLLRLTAIVFAVLLFCEFLIYYLVIFRCSWPAVKTPADAGGLGTPEPVLRAMFLADTHLLGAVRGHWLDKLRREWQMERAFQTALWLLQPEVVFILGDIFDEGKWSSSQAWADDVGRFWKIFRHAPHVQLRAVAGNHDIGFHYQMNTYKIKRFEKVFNPERLFSWKGINFVMVNSVALEGDGCDICSGAEAELLEISHRLNCSREQEHRPQECGDGQRLPASAPILLQHFPLYRRNDANCSGEDAAPPDEKYTPFKERYDALSQEASRKLLWWLRPRLVLSGHTHSACEVLHGAGVLEVSVPSFSWRNRNNPSFIMGSVTPTEYALAKCYLPCEDTVLTTYCTAAGGLMLLTLVHAGLVASPFHFGWNMLRKFKTT encoded by the exons ATGGCTGCAGGGGACATGGCCTCGACCCGGCTGGGGGCCGGGAGGCAGCACCTCCGTCCACTGAAGAGGAGGGGCTTGGTGCTGCTGAGACTCACGGCCATCGTCTTTGCTGTGCTTCTCTTTTGTGAATTTCTAATCTATTACCTAGTGATCTTCCGGTGCAGTTGGCCTGCAGTGAAAACTCCTGCGGATGCCGGTGGACTCGGGACCCCTGAGCCTGTGCTCAGGGCCATGTTCTTGGCTGACACCCACCTGCTCGGGGCTGTGAGAGGCCACTGGCTGGACAAATTACGGAG GGAGTGGCAGATGGAGCGAGCCTTCCAGACGGCGCTGTGGCTGCTGCAGCCCGAAGTCGTCTTCATCCTGGGAGACATCTTTGACGAAGGGAAGTGGAGCTCCTCCCAG GCCTGGGCGGACGATGTGGGGCGCTTCTGGAAGATCTTCCGACACGCACCCCATGTGCAGTTGAGGGCCGTGGCTGGCAACCATGACATCGGCTTCCATTACCA GATGAACACATACAAAATAAAACGATTTGAGAAAGTTTTCAACCCTGAAAGGCTGTTTTCTTGGAAAGGAATTAA TTTCGTGATGGTTAACAGCGTCGCACTGGAAGGGGACGGCTGTGACATCTGCTCTGGAGCAGAGGCTGAGCTCCTGGAAATCTCTCACCGGCTGAACTGCTCCCGGGAG CAGGAGCATCGCCCCCAAGAGTGTGGAGACGGGCAGCGGCTGCCGGCCTCGGCCCCCATCCTCCTGCAG CACTTCCCGCTTTACCGGAGAAATGACGCCAACTGCTCCGGGGAGGACGCGGCACCCCCCGACGAGAAGTACACCCCCTTCAAGGAGCGCTATGATGCGCTCTCCCAGGAGGCCTCGAGGAAG CTGCTGTGGTGGCTCCGGCCGCGCCTGGTCCTCAGTGGCCACACGCACAGCGCCTGCGAGGTCCTGCACGGGGCCGGCGTCCTGGAGGTCAGCGTGCCATCTTTCAGTTGGAGGAACAGAAACAACCCCAGTTTCATCATG GGCAGCGTCACGCCCACAGAGTACGCCCTTGCCAAGTGCTACCTGCCCTGTGAGGACACGGTTCTGACCACGTACTGCACGGCGGCCGGGGGCCTCATGCTCCTCACGTTAGTCCACGCTGGGCTTGTAGCCTCACCTTTTCATTTCGGTTGGAACatgctcagaaaatttaagaccACATGA
- the MPPE1 gene encoding metallophosphoesterase 1 isoform X4 has translation MAAGDMASTRLGAGRQHLRPLKRRGLVLLRLTAIVFAVLLFCEFLIYYLVIFRCSWPAVKTPADAGGLGTPEPVLRAMFLADTHLLGAVRGHWLDKLRREWQMERAFQTALWLLQPEVVFILGDIFDEGKWSSSQAWADDVGRFWKIFRHAPHVQLRAVAGNHDIGFHYQMNTYKIKRFEKVFNPERLFSWKGINFVMVNSVALEGDGCDICSGAEAELLEISHRLNCSREEHRPQECGDGQRLPASAPILLQHFPLYRRNDANCSGEDAAPPDEKYTPFKERYDALSQEASRKLLWWLRPRLVLSGHTHSACEVLHGAGVLEVSVPSFSWRNRNNPSFIMGSVTPTEYALAKCYLPCEDTVLTTYCTAAGGLMLLTLVHAGLVASPFHFGWNMLRKFKTT, from the exons ATGGCTGCAGGGGACATGGCCTCGACCCGGCTGGGGGCCGGGAGGCAGCACCTCCGTCCACTGAAGAGGAGGGGCTTGGTGCTGCTGAGACTCACGGCCATCGTCTTTGCTGTGCTTCTCTTTTGTGAATTTCTAATCTATTACCTAGTGATCTTCCGGTGCAGTTGGCCTGCAGTGAAAACTCCTGCGGATGCCGGTGGACTCGGGACCCCTGAGCCTGTGCTCAGGGCCATGTTCTTGGCTGACACCCACCTGCTCGGGGCTGTGAGAGGCCACTGGCTGGACAAATTACGGAG GGAGTGGCAGATGGAGCGAGCCTTCCAGACGGCGCTGTGGCTGCTGCAGCCCGAAGTCGTCTTCATCCTGGGAGACATCTTTGACGAAGGGAAGTGGAGCTCCTCCCAG GCCTGGGCGGACGATGTGGGGCGCTTCTGGAAGATCTTCCGACACGCACCCCATGTGCAGTTGAGGGCCGTGGCTGGCAACCATGACATCGGCTTCCATTACCA GATGAACACATACAAAATAAAACGATTTGAGAAAGTTTTCAACCCTGAAAGGCTGTTTTCTTGGAAAGGAATTAA TTTCGTGATGGTTAACAGCGTCGCACTGGAAGGGGACGGCTGTGACATCTGCTCTGGAGCAGAGGCTGAGCTCCTGGAAATCTCTCACCGGCTGAACTGCTCCCGGGAG GAGCATCGCCCCCAAGAGTGTGGAGACGGGCAGCGGCTGCCGGCCTCGGCCCCCATCCTCCTGCAG CACTTCCCGCTTTACCGGAGAAATGACGCCAACTGCTCCGGGGAGGACGCGGCACCCCCCGACGAGAAGTACACCCCCTTCAAGGAGCGCTATGATGCGCTCTCCCAGGAGGCCTCGAGGAAG CTGCTGTGGTGGCTCCGGCCGCGCCTGGTCCTCAGTGGCCACACGCACAGCGCCTGCGAGGTCCTGCACGGGGCCGGCGTCCTGGAGGTCAGCGTGCCATCTTTCAGTTGGAGGAACAGAAACAACCCCAGTTTCATCATG GGCAGCGTCACGCCCACAGAGTACGCCCTTGCCAAGTGCTACCTGCCCTGTGAGGACACGGTTCTGACCACGTACTGCACGGCGGCCGGGGGCCTCATGCTCCTCACGTTAGTCCACGCTGGGCTTGTAGCCTCACCTTTTCATTTCGGTTGGAACatgctcagaaaatttaagaccACATGA
- the MPPE1 gene encoding metallophosphoesterase 1 isoform X2 — protein MAAGDMASTRLGAGRQHLRPLKRRGLVLLRLTAIVFAVLLFCEFLIYYLVIFRCSWPAVKTPADAGGLGTPEPVLRAMFLADTHLLGAVRGHWLDKLRREWQMERAFQTALWLLQPEVVFILGDIFDEGKWSSSQAWADDVGRFWKIFRHAPHVQLRAVAGNHDIGFHYQMNTYKIKRFEKVFNPERLFSWKGINFCVPGTQSPADCTGGPWLISCPCLSFVMVNSVALEGDGCDICSGAEAELLEISHRLNCSREEHRPQECGDGQRLPASAPILLQHFPLYRRNDANCSGEDAAPPDEKYTPFKERYDALSQEASRKLLWWLRPRLVLSGHTHSACEVLHGAGVLEVSVPSFSWRNRNNPSFIMGSVTPTEYALAKCYLPCEDTVLTTYCTAAGGLMLLTLVHAGLVASPFHFGWNMLRKFKTT, from the exons ATGGCTGCAGGGGACATGGCCTCGACCCGGCTGGGGGCCGGGAGGCAGCACCTCCGTCCACTGAAGAGGAGGGGCTTGGTGCTGCTGAGACTCACGGCCATCGTCTTTGCTGTGCTTCTCTTTTGTGAATTTCTAATCTATTACCTAGTGATCTTCCGGTGCAGTTGGCCTGCAGTGAAAACTCCTGCGGATGCCGGTGGACTCGGGACCCCTGAGCCTGTGCTCAGGGCCATGTTCTTGGCTGACACCCACCTGCTCGGGGCTGTGAGAGGCCACTGGCTGGACAAATTACGGAG GGAGTGGCAGATGGAGCGAGCCTTCCAGACGGCGCTGTGGCTGCTGCAGCCCGAAGTCGTCTTCATCCTGGGAGACATCTTTGACGAAGGGAAGTGGAGCTCCTCCCAG GCCTGGGCGGACGATGTGGGGCGCTTCTGGAAGATCTTCCGACACGCACCCCATGTGCAGTTGAGGGCCGTGGCTGGCAACCATGACATCGGCTTCCATTACCA GATGAACACATACAAAATAAAACGATTTGAGAAAGTTTTCAACCCTGAAAGGCTGTTTTCTTGGAAAGGAATTAA CTTCTGTGTCCCAGGGACACAGTCGCCAGCGGACTGCACAGGTGGCCCATGGCTGATCTCCTGCCCTTGCCTCAGTTTCGTGATGGTTAACAGCGTCGCACTGGAAGGGGACGGCTGTGACATCTGCTCTGGAGCAGAGGCTGAGCTCCTGGAAATCTCTCACCGGCTGAACTGCTCCCGGGAG GAGCATCGCCCCCAAGAGTGTGGAGACGGGCAGCGGCTGCCGGCCTCGGCCCCCATCCTCCTGCAG CACTTCCCGCTTTACCGGAGAAATGACGCCAACTGCTCCGGGGAGGACGCGGCACCCCCCGACGAGAAGTACACCCCCTTCAAGGAGCGCTATGATGCGCTCTCCCAGGAGGCCTCGAGGAAG CTGCTGTGGTGGCTCCGGCCGCGCCTGGTCCTCAGTGGCCACACGCACAGCGCCTGCGAGGTCCTGCACGGGGCCGGCGTCCTGGAGGTCAGCGTGCCATCTTTCAGTTGGAGGAACAGAAACAACCCCAGTTTCATCATG GGCAGCGTCACGCCCACAGAGTACGCCCTTGCCAAGTGCTACCTGCCCTGTGAGGACACGGTTCTGACCACGTACTGCACGGCGGCCGGGGGCCTCATGCTCCTCACGTTAGTCCACGCTGGGCTTGTAGCCTCACCTTTTCATTTCGGTTGGAACatgctcagaaaatttaagaccACATGA
- the MPPE1 gene encoding metallophosphoesterase 1 isoform X1, whose translation MAAGDMASTRLGAGRQHLRPLKRRGLVLLRLTAIVFAVLLFCEFLIYYLVIFRCSWPAVKTPADAGGLGTPEPVLRAMFLADTHLLGAVRGHWLDKLRREWQMERAFQTALWLLQPEVVFILGDIFDEGKWSSSQAWADDVGRFWKIFRHAPHVQLRAVAGNHDIGFHYQMNTYKIKRFEKVFNPERLFSWKGINFCVPGTQSPADCTGGPWLISCPCLSFVMVNSVALEGDGCDICSGAEAELLEISHRLNCSREQEHRPQECGDGQRLPASAPILLQHFPLYRRNDANCSGEDAAPPDEKYTPFKERYDALSQEASRKLLWWLRPRLVLSGHTHSACEVLHGAGVLEVSVPSFSWRNRNNPSFIMGSVTPTEYALAKCYLPCEDTVLTTYCTAAGGLMLLTLVHAGLVASPFHFGWNMLRKFKTT comes from the exons ATGGCTGCAGGGGACATGGCCTCGACCCGGCTGGGGGCCGGGAGGCAGCACCTCCGTCCACTGAAGAGGAGGGGCTTGGTGCTGCTGAGACTCACGGCCATCGTCTTTGCTGTGCTTCTCTTTTGTGAATTTCTAATCTATTACCTAGTGATCTTCCGGTGCAGTTGGCCTGCAGTGAAAACTCCTGCGGATGCCGGTGGACTCGGGACCCCTGAGCCTGTGCTCAGGGCCATGTTCTTGGCTGACACCCACCTGCTCGGGGCTGTGAGAGGCCACTGGCTGGACAAATTACGGAG GGAGTGGCAGATGGAGCGAGCCTTCCAGACGGCGCTGTGGCTGCTGCAGCCCGAAGTCGTCTTCATCCTGGGAGACATCTTTGACGAAGGGAAGTGGAGCTCCTCCCAG GCCTGGGCGGACGATGTGGGGCGCTTCTGGAAGATCTTCCGACACGCACCCCATGTGCAGTTGAGGGCCGTGGCTGGCAACCATGACATCGGCTTCCATTACCA GATGAACACATACAAAATAAAACGATTTGAGAAAGTTTTCAACCCTGAAAGGCTGTTTTCTTGGAAAGGAATTAA CTTCTGTGTCCCAGGGACACAGTCGCCAGCGGACTGCACAGGTGGCCCATGGCTGATCTCCTGCCCTTGCCTCAGTTTCGTGATGGTTAACAGCGTCGCACTGGAAGGGGACGGCTGTGACATCTGCTCTGGAGCAGAGGCTGAGCTCCTGGAAATCTCTCACCGGCTGAACTGCTCCCGGGAG CAGGAGCATCGCCCCCAAGAGTGTGGAGACGGGCAGCGGCTGCCGGCCTCGGCCCCCATCCTCCTGCAG CACTTCCCGCTTTACCGGAGAAATGACGCCAACTGCTCCGGGGAGGACGCGGCACCCCCCGACGAGAAGTACACCCCCTTCAAGGAGCGCTATGATGCGCTCTCCCAGGAGGCCTCGAGGAAG CTGCTGTGGTGGCTCCGGCCGCGCCTGGTCCTCAGTGGCCACACGCACAGCGCCTGCGAGGTCCTGCACGGGGCCGGCGTCCTGGAGGTCAGCGTGCCATCTTTCAGTTGGAGGAACAGAAACAACCCCAGTTTCATCATG GGCAGCGTCACGCCCACAGAGTACGCCCTTGCCAAGTGCTACCTGCCCTGTGAGGACACGGTTCTGACCACGTACTGCACGGCGGCCGGGGGCCTCATGCTCCTCACGTTAGTCCACGCTGGGCTTGTAGCCTCACCTTTTCATTTCGGTTGGAACatgctcagaaaatttaagaccACATGA
- the MPPE1 gene encoding metallophosphoesterase 1 isoform X5 has translation MAAGDMASTRLGAGRQHLRPLKRRGLVLLRLTAIVFAVLLFCEFLIYYLVIFRCSWPAVKTPADAGGLGTPEPVLRAMFLADTHLLGAVRGHWLDKLRREWQMERAFQTALWLLQPEVVFILGDIFDEGKWSSSQAWADDVGRFWKIFRHAPHVQLRAVAGNHDIGFHYQMNTYKIKRFEKVFNPERLFSWKGINFCVPGTQSPADCTGGPWLISCPCLSFVMVNSVALEGDGCDICSGAEAELLEISHRLNCSREQEHRPQECGDGQRLPASAPILLQHFPLYRRNDANCSGEDAAPPDEKYTPFKERYDALSQEASRKLLWWLRPRLVLSGHTHSACEVLHGAGVLEVSVPSFSWRNRNNPSFIMKL, from the exons ATGGCTGCAGGGGACATGGCCTCGACCCGGCTGGGGGCCGGGAGGCAGCACCTCCGTCCACTGAAGAGGAGGGGCTTGGTGCTGCTGAGACTCACGGCCATCGTCTTTGCTGTGCTTCTCTTTTGTGAATTTCTAATCTATTACCTAGTGATCTTCCGGTGCAGTTGGCCTGCAGTGAAAACTCCTGCGGATGCCGGTGGACTCGGGACCCCTGAGCCTGTGCTCAGGGCCATGTTCTTGGCTGACACCCACCTGCTCGGGGCTGTGAGAGGCCACTGGCTGGACAAATTACGGAG GGAGTGGCAGATGGAGCGAGCCTTCCAGACGGCGCTGTGGCTGCTGCAGCCCGAAGTCGTCTTCATCCTGGGAGACATCTTTGACGAAGGGAAGTGGAGCTCCTCCCAG GCCTGGGCGGACGATGTGGGGCGCTTCTGGAAGATCTTCCGACACGCACCCCATGTGCAGTTGAGGGCCGTGGCTGGCAACCATGACATCGGCTTCCATTACCA GATGAACACATACAAAATAAAACGATTTGAGAAAGTTTTCAACCCTGAAAGGCTGTTTTCTTGGAAAGGAATTAA CTTCTGTGTCCCAGGGACACAGTCGCCAGCGGACTGCACAGGTGGCCCATGGCTGATCTCCTGCCCTTGCCTCAGTTTCGTGATGGTTAACAGCGTCGCACTGGAAGGGGACGGCTGTGACATCTGCTCTGGAGCAGAGGCTGAGCTCCTGGAAATCTCTCACCGGCTGAACTGCTCCCGGGAG CAGGAGCATCGCCCCCAAGAGTGTGGAGACGGGCAGCGGCTGCCGGCCTCGGCCCCCATCCTCCTGCAG CACTTCCCGCTTTACCGGAGAAATGACGCCAACTGCTCCGGGGAGGACGCGGCACCCCCCGACGAGAAGTACACCCCCTTCAAGGAGCGCTATGATGCGCTCTCCCAGGAGGCCTCGAGGAAG CTGCTGTGGTGGCTCCGGCCGCGCCTGGTCCTCAGTGGCCACACGCACAGCGCCTGCGAGGTCCTGCACGGGGCCGGCGTCCTGGAGGTCAGCGTGCCATCTTTCAGTTGGAGGAACAGAAACAACCCCAGTTTCATCATG AAGCTGTAA